The window GGAATAATGAATAAATCAGAACGTCATCAACTTCCTTATCACCCGTGTGCAATTTAATATTCTGCTCACTGGCTTTGGTTTTTAATTCTGCAGCAAGATTTTCCAGTTCGGGCTTCAACAGGTCGGCTGGTCGACAGGTAATGGGTGATTCACCCTCTTCAAGAACACGCGCCTGTAACTCTTTGTTGATTTCCGACGGAGCCGCGCCATATTCACCGCGCAAAATACCCCGTGTTTCTTTCGATATATTGCCGTAGCGCTCACCGCACAACACGTTTAACACGGCCTGGGTGCCAACAATTTGCGACGTGGGTGTGACCAATGGAATATAACCAAGATCTTTGCGCACACGCGGGATTTCTTCCAGCACTTCATCCAGTCGATCGCTTGCGCCCTGCTCTTTTAACTGGCTCTCCATGTTGGTCAGCATACCGCCCGGTACTTGAGCAGTGAGAATTCTTACGTCCACACCTTTTAAAGCACCTTCCCACTTCGCGTATTTTTTGCGAACCTCGCGGAAGTAAAGTGCAATTTTTTCCAACCGAGCCAAGTCCAATCCAGTTGCGCGTTCCGTTCCTTCCAGCGAGGCAACCAGCGTTTCGGTGGGACTGTGACCATAGGTGGTCGACATAGAAGAAATCGCGGTATCCACATTATCGACACCGGCTTCGGCCATTTTAATTAATGTTGCGTGAGCCAGACCGGTGGTTGCATGACAGTGGAAGTGAATGGGGATATCGCACGATGCTTTTAATTGCTTAATAAGTTCATAACCTTCGTACGGTTTCATCAGGCCGGCCATATCTTTTACGACGATGGAATCGGCTCCCATATCTTCAATAATTTTGCCTTGCTCTACCCATTTTTCGATCGTGTGGACTGGGCTCAAGGTGTACGAAATTGTGCCTTGCGCATGCTTGCCAACTTTTTTAACGGCTTTTAATGCGGTTTCGATATTGCGCATATCGTTCATCGCATCAAACACGCGAAACACATCCACACCATTAACCGCGCAACGCTCAACAAATTTTTCTACAACATCATCCGCGTAGTGGCGATAGCCCAAAATATTCTGACCGCGGAACAACATTTGATGCGGCGTTTTCGGCATGACTTTTTTCAACTCGCGAATACGATCCCACGGGTCTTCGCCCAGGAATCGAATACAGGAATCGAAAGTCGCCCCACCCCATGTTTCCACCGACCAGTAACCGACGTTATCCAGCTCTTCCGCAATTGGGAGCATATCGTCGATTCTCATTCGGGTGGCAAACAGGGATTGGTGCGCATCACGCAGAACAACCTCGGTAATGCCCAGTGGTTTTTTAGTGTCGCTCATTTACAACAGCCCCCATTCTTCGCTGAAGGTTTATTAATGTTTAGTGTTTTTGTTTGGCGCGATGCGCATGGATTG of the Teredinibacter turnerae T7901 genome contains:
- the oadA gene encoding sodium-extruding oxaloacetate decarboxylase subunit alpha; protein product: MSDTKKPLGITEVVLRDAHQSLFATRMRIDDMLPIAEELDNVGYWSVETWGGATFDSCIRFLGEDPWDRIRELKKVMPKTPHQMLFRGQNILGYRHYADDVVEKFVERCAVNGVDVFRVFDAMNDMRNIETALKAVKKVGKHAQGTISYTLSPVHTIEKWVEQGKIIEDMGADSIVVKDMAGLMKPYEGYELIKQLKASCDIPIHFHCHATTGLAHATLIKMAEAGVDNVDTAISSMSTTYGHSPTETLVASLEGTERATGLDLARLEKIALYFREVRKKYAKWEGALKGVDVRILTAQVPGGMLTNMESQLKEQGASDRLDEVLEEIPRVRKDLGYIPLVTPTSQIVGTQAVLNVLCGERYGNISKETRGILRGEYGAAPSEINKELQARVLEEGESPITCRPADLLKPELENLAAELKTKASEQNIKLHTGDKEVDDVLIYSLFPQVGLKFLANRGNPDAFEPAPTGKESALVKAENGDEIYTVNVEGNDYTVTVSNGGELTGIVPLSGAGSASGDATSAPVTGDPVPAPLAGNIFRVMVSPGQQVEEGDTLLVLEAMKMETQVSSPQAGIIGSINVKEGDTVAVGDTLLTIA